In a genomic window of Gouania willdenowi chromosome 11, fGouWil2.1, whole genome shotgun sequence:
- the LOC114472493 gene encoding uncharacterized protein LOC114472493 codes for MHSLLKVPNGNRMYRGGVRVRGGRGAGQGGRGGRGGVQGGRARQPRTIITDEMRATVIDHVIVHGMSLREAGLRVQPNLSRFSVSTIIRAFRQHNRVERLPHHGGRAPLFTAQQEILIVDMVRENNIIRLREIKERVIADNINFGGIDRVSLATIDRVLRRQKLRMKQAYRVPFERNSDRIKELRFQYVQRILGLDAMMRQHEYIFLDEAGFNLTKRRRRGRNIIGQRAIVDVPGQRGGNITLCAAMTSEGLLHRQALLGSFNTQRLLTFLGDLRDILIDREQQNLVPAQPPPIYVIIWDNVSFHRTNQIREWFNIHQQFLNVCLPPYSPFLNPIEEFFSSWRWKVYDRQPYSRENLLRAMDLACDDVGDYSGWVRHARAFFPRCLARENIACDVDEVLWPDPTRRRDAQARAQSPAQPPPQAPAQAPPQAPAQAPPQTP; via the exons ATGCACAGTTTGCTGAAGGTGCCAAACGGCAACAGAATGTACAGAGGCGGAGTTCGTGTCAGAGGAGGGCGAGGAGCAGGCCAAGGAGGGcgaggagggagaggaggagtgCAAGGAGGAAGAGCAAGACAACCACGTACAATCATCACAGATGAAATGCGAGCTACTGTCATTGACCATGTCATTGTCCATGGAATGTCACTGAGAGAAGCTGGACTAAGAGTCCAACCCAACCTCAGCAGGTTCTCAGTGTCCACCATAATTCGGGCATTCAGACAACACAACAG GGTTGAAAGATTGCCACATCATGGTGGAAGGGCTCCCCTATTTACAGCACAGCAAGAGATCCTCATTGTGGACATGGTCCGGGAAAACAACATCATCAGACTCAGGGAAATAAAGGAGAGAGTCATAGCTGACAACATAAATTTTGGAGGTATTGACAGAGTCAGTTTGGCCACCATAGACAGAGTCCTCCGTCGCCAGAAGCTACGCATGAAGCAAGCTTATAGAGTTCCCTTTGAGCGTAACTCGGACAGAATCAAAGAGCTACGTTTCCAGTATGTGCAA AGAATCTTGGGGTTGGACGCCATGATGAGACAACATGAATACATCTTCCTGGATGAGGCTGGCTTCAACCTCACCAAGAGACGGAGGAGAGGCCGTAACATAATTGGCCAAAGAGCAATTGTGGACGTTCCTGGCCAACGTGGGGGGAATATCACCCTATGTGCAGCCATGACCTCAGAAGGGCTTCTCCACAGGCAGGCTCTCCTTGGGTCCTTCAACACCCAGCGTCTCCTCACATTCCTGGGAGACCTACGGGACATCCTGATTGACCGTGAGCAGCAGAATCTGGTTCCAGCACAGCCTCCTCCCATCTATGTCATCATCTGGGACAACGTCAGTTTTCACCGCACCAACCAGATAAGAGAGTGGTTCAATATACACCAACAATTCCTCAATGTATGTCTGCCACCCTACTCACCTTTCCTCAACCCCATAGAGGAGTTCTTCTCATCATGGCGGTGGAAGGTGTATGACCGGCAACCATATAGTAGAGAGAACCTCCTCAGGGCCATGGACCTGGCCTGTGATGATGTGGGGGATTACTCAGGCTGGGTCCGGCATGCCAGAGCTTTCTTCCCCCGCTGCCTGGCGAGGGAAAACATAGCCTGCGATGTGGACGAGGTCCTGTGGCCTGACCCCACCCGACGACGTGATGCGCAGGCCCGTGCACAGTCCCCCGCACAGCCCCCCCCACAGGCCCCCGCACAGGCCCCCCCACAGGCCCCTGCACAGGCCCCCCCACAGACCCCATAG